The following are encoded together in the Streptococcus oralis genome:
- the prfB gene encoding peptide chain release factor 2 (programmed frameshift) — MDISEIRQKIDANREKLASFRGSLDLEGLEEEIAILENKMTEPDFWNDNIAAQKTSQELNELKNTYNTFRKMEELQDEVEILLDFLAEDESVHDELVEQLTELDKMMTSYEMTLLLSEPYDHNNAILEIHPGSGGTEAQDWGDMLLRMYTRYGNAKGFKVEVLDYQAGDEAGIKSVTLSFEGPNAYGLLKSEMGVHRLVRISPFDSAKRRHTSFTSVEVMPELDDTIEVEIREDDIKMDTFRSGGAGGQNVNKVSTGVRLTHIPTGTVVQSTVDRTQYGNRDRAMKMLQAKLYQMEQEKKAAEVDSLKGEKKEITWGSQIRSYVFTPYTMVKDHRTSFEVAQVDKVMDGDLDGFIDAYLKWRIS, encoded by the exons ATGGACATTTCAGAAATTCGTCAAAAAATTGACGCAAATCGTGAAAAATTAGCTTCTTTTAGGGGGTCTCTT GACCTCGAAGGCTTAGAGGAAGAGATTGCCATCTTGGAAAACAAGATGACAGAACCTGATTTTTGGAACGATAATATCGCGGCCCAAAAAACGTCGCAAGAATTAAATGAATTAAAAAACACCTACAACACCTTCCGTAAAATGGAAGAGTTGCAGGATGAAGTTGAGATTTTATTGGACTTTTTAGCAGAAGACGAGTCAGTCCATGATGAACTGGTCGAACAGTTGACGGAATTGGATAAGATGATGACCAGCTACGAGATGACCCTTCTCTTGTCAGAACCTTATGACCATAATAATGCAATCTTGGAAATCCATCCAGGATCTGGTGGTACTGAGGCTCAGGACTGGGGCGATATGTTGCTTCGTATGTATACTCGTTATGGAAATGCCAAAGGCTTTAAAGTAGAAGTCTTGGATTACCAGGCTGGTGATGAAGCAGGTATCAAGTCTGTTACCTTGTCTTTTGAAGGACCTAATGCTTATGGCCTACTTAAATCAGAAATGGGTGTTCACCGTTTGGTCCGTATTTCTCCATTTGACTCTGCCAAACGTCGCCATACTTCATTTACATCCGTAGAGGTTATGCCTGAGTTGGATGATACCATCGAAGTGGAGATTCGTGAAGATGATATCAAAATGGATACCTTCCGTTCAGGTGGTGCTGGTGGGCAAAACGTCAATAAGGTTTCAACAGGTGTGCGTTTGACACACATTCCTACGGGAACTGTCGTCCAATCAACGGTCGATCGTACCCAGTATGGAAATAGAGATCGTGCCATGAAGATGTTGCAGGCTAAGCTCTATCAAATGGAGCAAGAAAAGAAAGCTGCGGAAGTTGATTCCCTTAAAGGTGAGAAAAAAGAAATCACATGGGGAAGCCAAATCCGTTCATATGTTTTCACGCCTTATACTATGGTAAAAGATCACCGTACAAGCTTTGAAGTTGCTCAGGTAGATAAGGTGATGGATGGAGACCTTGATGGTTTTATCGATGCCTACCTCAAGTGGCGAATCAGCTAA
- the ftsE gene encoding cell division ATP-binding protein FtsE: MSIIEMRDVVKKYDNGTTALRGVSVTIEPGEFAYIVGPSGAGKSTFIRALYQEVKIEKGSLTVAGFNLVKIKKKDVPLLRRSVGVVFQDYKLLPKKTVYENIAYAMEVIGESRRNIKKRVMEVLDLVGLKHKVRSFPNELSGGEQQRIAIARAIVNNPKVLIADEPTGNLDPDNSWEIMNLLERINLQGTTVLMATHNSQIVNTLRHRVIAIENGRVVRDEAKGEYGYDD; encoded by the coding sequence ATGTCAATCATTGAAATGAGAGATGTTGTCAAAAAGTATGACAATGGAACGACTGCCCTGCGTGGAGTATCTGTTACCATTGAACCAGGAGAGTTTGCCTATATCGTAGGACCTTCTGGGGCAGGTAAGTCAACCTTTATTCGAGCTTTATACCAAGAAGTAAAGATCGAAAAAGGAAGCCTAACAGTTGCAGGCTTTAATTTAGTTAAAATTAAGAAGAAAGATGTCCCACTTCTACGTCGTAGTGTTGGGGTAGTCTTCCAGGATTATAAACTTTTACCTAAGAAGACCGTTTATGAGAATATTGCCTACGCAATGGAAGTAATCGGTGAGAGCCGTCGCAACATCAAAAAACGTGTTATGGAAGTATTGGACCTGGTTGGTTTGAAACATAAGGTTCGCTCTTTCCCTAATGAACTCTCAGGTGGAGAGCAGCAACGGATTGCGATTGCTCGTGCGATTGTCAACAATCCTAAAGTATTGATTGCCGATGAGCCAACAGGAAACTTGGACCCAGATAATTCATGGGAAATTATGAATCTGTTGGAACGCATCAATCTCCAAGGTACTACTGTTTTGATGGCGACTCACAATAGCCAGATTGTAAATACCTTGCGCCACCGTGTCATTGCCATTGAAAATGGCCGTGTCGTTCGTGACGAAGCTAAAGGAGAATATGGATACGATGATTAG
- the ftsX gene encoding permease-like cell division protein FtsX, with protein sequence MISRFFRHLFESLKSLKRNGWMTVAAVSSVMITLTLVALFASVIFNTAKLATDIENNVRVMVYIRKDVADNSETIEKEGQTVTNNDYHKVYDALKAIPAVKSVTFSSKEEQYEKLTETMGDDWKVFEGDANPLYDAYIVDTNSPSDVKTVAEEAKKIEGVSEVQDGGANTQRLFELASFIRVWGLVIAGLLIFIAVFLISNTIRITIISRSREIQIMRLVGARNGYIRGPFLLEGAFIGLLGAAIPSVLVFFVYNMVYQSVNKSLVGQNLSMITPDVFIPLMTVLLFIIGIFIGSIGSGISMRRFLKI encoded by the coding sequence ATGATTAGTAGATTTTTTCGCCATTTATTTGAATCATTAAAAAGTTTAAAACGAAATGGCTGGATGACAGTAGCAGCAGTAAGTTCGGTTATGATTACCTTAACACTCGTTGCCCTGTTTGCATCTGTAATTTTTAATACAGCAAAACTGGCTACCGATATTGAAAACAACGTTCGGGTCATGGTATACATTCGTAAGGATGTAGCTGATAACAGTGAAACGATTGAAAAAGAAGGTCAGACAGTTACCAATAATGACTACCACAAGGTCTATGATGCCTTGAAAGCTATACCTGCTGTTAAAAGTGTTACCTTCTCAAGTAAAGAAGAACAGTACGAAAAACTAACGGAAACAATGGGTGACGATTGGAAGGTCTTTGAAGGGGATGCAAACCCTCTCTATGATGCTTATATCGTTGACACAAATTCTCCGAGTGATGTTAAAACAGTAGCTGAGGAAGCTAAGAAAATTGAGGGAGTATCAGAGGTTCAAGATGGTGGAGCCAACACTCAACGACTTTTTGAACTGGCTTCCTTTATCCGTGTTTGGGGATTGGTTATTGCAGGGCTCTTGATTTTTATCGCAGTCTTCCTCATTTCCAATACCATCCGTATCACCATTATTTCACGTAGTCGTGAGATTCAGATCATGCGTCTGGTAGGAGCGAGAAATGGCTACATCCGTGGTCCATTCTTGCTAGAAGGTGCTTTTATTGGCTTGCTTGGTGCAGCGATTCCTTCTGTCCTTGTTTTCTTTGTTTACAATATGGTTTATCAATCGGTCAATAAATCCTTGGTAGGTCAAAACTTGTCAATGATTACACCAGATGTGTTTATTCCTCTGATGACAGTCCTATTATTTATAATCGGAATTTTCATTGGTTCAATTGGTTCGGGGATTTCGATGCGTCGATTCTTGAAGATCTAG
- a CDS encoding CBS domain-containing protein, which yields MAVKDFMTRKVVYISPDTTVAHAADLMREQGLHRLPVIENDQLVGLVTEGTIAEASPSKATSLSIYEMNYLLNKTKVKDVMIRDVVTVSGYASLEDATYLMLKNKIGILPVVDNHQVYGVITDRDVLQAFLEIAGYGEEGIRVRFITENEVGVLGKIVALIVEEDLNISHTVNIPRKDGKVVIEVQIDGKIDLTALKDKFEKEGIQVEEITHTFAKVL from the coding sequence ATGGCAGTTAAAGATTTCATGACCCGTAAGGTAGTTTATATCAGTCCAGATACGACTGTAGCACACGCAGCAGATTTGATGCGCGAGCAAGGTTTGCACCGTTTACCTGTTATCGAAAACGATCAATTAGTCGGATTGGTAACAGAAGGAACCATTGCGGAAGCCAGCCCATCTAAAGCAACCAGTCTCTCTATCTATGAGATGAATTATCTTCTGAATAAAACCAAAGTAAAAGATGTAATGATTCGAGATGTCGTGACTGTTTCTGGCTATGCTAGTCTAGAAGATGCGACCTACCTGATGCTGAAAAATAAAATTGGGATATTACCAGTCGTAGACAATCATCAGGTCTACGGTGTCATTACAGATCGCGATGTTCTTCAGGCTTTCTTGGAAATCGCTGGATACGGAGAAGAGGGGATTCGTGTTCGTTTCATTACAGAAAATGAAGTCGGAGTACTGGGGAAAATTGTAGCTTTAATTGTAGAAGAGGATTTAAATATTTCCCATACTGTAAACATTCCACGTAAGGATGGCAAGGTCGTCATCGAAGTTCAAATTGATGGGAAAATCGATTTGACTGCATTAAAGGATAAGTTTGAAAAAGAAGGAATTCAAGTGGAGGAGATCACTCATACCTTTGCTAAAGTTCTTTAA